Below is a genomic region from Armatimonadota bacterium.
GCCCGCATTGGCACGCGGGAACCACCTACTACGGGTATGTTCATCCCGAGATTCACAATGACGGCACCAACTACACGTTCTTCGACGGACACGTGAAGTGGATGAAGTACAGTTCCACTTACACCGGCGTCAACCTGTGGCTGTACGACAAGACGGGCGCGGTGCCCACCACGGCTCCGCCCGCCTGGCCCTGGCCGTAGTCACACCCTCCCATCTGCGCACGGGGCCGGTGTCCACGGATGCCGGCCCCGTTGTGCGACCCCGCACGGGTTGCGATCCGCATGAACGGACGCGTACGGAGGATCAGAATGATGATCTGGATCGCCCTTGCCGGCGCTTTCGGCATGTACGGACTCGTGCTCCTGACCGTGTGGGCCTTCCAGGAGAAGCTTATCTACGCCCCGACGAGAGATGTGTTCACTGATCCCGCAAAGGCCCACGGGCTGGACTTTGAGGAATTGGAGCTCGTGACTGAGGACGGGGTTCGGATCTGCGCCTGGTACACTCCGGCGGAAAACCCGCGCGCCGTCCTGCTCTTCTGCCACGGCAACGGCGGCAATCTCGCGCACCGCGTGGACGTGATCAAAGGGTATCGCGACCTGGGGTTGAGCAGCCTGCTGTTCGACTACCGGGGCTACGGCAAGAGTGAGGGCAGACCGTCCGAGCAGGGGACGTATCTCGACGCGCAGGCGGCCTGGAATCATCTGGTGGAGGAGCGCGGGATCGATCCCGGGCGAATCATCCTGGTGGGGCGGTCGCTGGGTGGGCCCATCGCCGCCCACATTGCCGCGAAGCACCGACCCGCCGGTCTGTCACTGGAGGCTGCGGCGACATCTGCCGCGGAAGCCGGGCAGCAGATGTTTCCCTTCCTGCCCGTGAGCCTGCTCCTGCGCCACCGCTACGACACCGTCGCCTGGCTGCGGGATGTGACTTGTCCTGTGATGGTCTCTCACGGGGTTCGCGACCGAGTGATCAGATTCTCCCACGGCAAGCGGCTCTACGAGCTAGCGCGTGAGCCAAAGCGTTTCCTCGAACTGCACGGGGACCACCTGGAGGCGCACCTCGACGGCACGCGGGACTACCCGGAGGCTTTGTCTCGTTTCGTGGACGATTGTGTGGGGGACGGTCAGGCTCAGATCGCGCAGGGCGCGTCGGACAACACCCGGTTATAGACCTCGACCACGCCTTCCACCATGTTGGCCACGGAGTACCGTGAAAGCAGCCGCTCGATGTCGGATTCCTCCTGTGCGCGGCGGTCCCGCGGGTCCAGGCCGGGACGATCGAGGTCGTACTCGTCCTGAGAGGCCAGTACTTCGTCCATTCCCCATGCGAACCCTTCGGCCGTTCGCACCCGCTCATCCTCGTCGCCGGACATGCCTTCCAGTTGCTGGAGTATGGCATCCGCGAAGGCCTGGCGGTCGTCGAGAGGGACAAGGGGGAGGCTGAGCGCCTGGCCGAAAACCTCGCGGATCGCGGGCAGGTCCCGGCCAACGACGCGCAGATCCCGGGCGAGAGCCTCGAGGGTGTAGGCTATACCCGCGGCGTCATCCGTCAGGGCTACGTAGACATTGCAGGTGGAGATGATGTCAAGGGTATCGGGGCGCCAGGGGAGGAAGACTGTGGAGCCGAACAGTCCGAGTTCGTGGGCAAGCGCCTGCAGGCCCTCAAGCTCCGGGCCCCCACCGAGCACGGCGAACTCAACGCTGGGAACCAGCGCACTGACCACAGCGGCAGTCTCAAGGAAATCTGCAACGGGCGCAGAGCCGTCCAGCGGGGCCGCCGTGACCACGATGGAAGTGTCCCGGTGAAGGCCCACGGAGTAGCGTTTCTCGCCTACGTCAAACAGGCTGCTTTGCCTGCGGCGCTCCACGCCCGGTGGTACCACGTACAGTCGGGCATCCAGCGCATCTTTGCGTTTCCCTGCGAACCGGATGATCTGTTCGCGCTCAGACTGCGTGGAGGCGATCACTGCGCGGCTCGCGTCCAGCGTCCGGCCCAGGGCGTTCCTCCGGGCCCGACGCTCCCGAAAGGCGCCGGAATCTCGCGGAACAACGTGGGGCGTGAAGACTAGCGGCGGAGCTGCCGATGTACTGGTCAGGCCTGTGAGAGCGAGCGCTGCCGTGGTACCGGCCGCCAATCCGTGACCGTGAACCATGACCGGCTTCGTGTTGCGCAGGAACCGGATGACCGTCTGTGTGGCCGGCGCGAGGGACCTGGGTGATAGCCCGGAGGGAAAGGGCAGGTTCACCCAGCGGATCCCCTGGTGGGACAGTTCGTCGCGGAACTGGCGACTGAGCGGTCCGACCACGTGGGCCTCAACGCGGCGCGCCTTCAGCCCCGAAGCCAGCGCGACCACGTGTCTTCGCAGCTCATCAGAGCCCTCTTCGACCAGTTGCACAATGCGCGGGCAATCCGCCATGCTCCCTCCAAAGTGGCAGAGGTTCCGCAGGCCCGCGACTACCGAAGCAGGCCGGCTGTTCAGGCGCTTGCGGGAGTATGCACCGCGCGGCAGGGGGAGTCAAGCCAATCAAGCGCGTTGCACAGGATCATCGGTTTTTCGGGATGCGTGCCTCCTCCGTGTGCGGCCAGCGTCCGGCGTCTGCGGTGCGGTGCCGTGCCGCGTGCTGTCAGGCTCCGGATGAAATAGCCTCTGGTGGAGGCCGGGGGATTGCGGCCTCAGAAATGGGTCATAAGCCCCAGAGGGGCGGTCGGACCCGATGCGAGGGGAAAGGCCTGTCGCCCCCTTTCGGGGTCAGAGTGCATCGCGTGGCGGCAGTCCGGGGGCTTCCGCCTCCGGCTATAAGCTGCCGCCCGCTTCGTGGGCGGTGAGGCAACGGCTCGGGCCGAATGGCATGCTGAACGCCAATTCGGCCCCAGCCGGCACGTATCTCACAGAACCAAGGCTCCTGGCGCGTTACCCTGAACCGAGTGCAGAGCAGGCGAACGGACGGTCGGTCTCGCCGGCTGTCGGCCCGTCGGACCCCAAAACAGTGGATAGACCGTGGCGGCTGTAGTAAACTGTACAGACACTTGAATTGGAGCCGGACGGCGCACGCCGTCGGCGGGTGAATGTCCCAGGAATGACTGAAGACCCCGGAACCAAGGGCAATCAATCGGCACAGGATCGCCCGCCCTCTCGGGCGGGCATGTGGGCTCGTCTGCGCGGCATGCTTGATGCCGCCATACCGCCCGCAGCCGACGAAAGCGAGGAGCTGGAGGATGTCACGGGCGGGTTGAGGCCGGAGGACCTCGCCCACCTGGCCGTCGGGGAACCGGACGACCCACTGAAGCCTGCGCAGGAGCCAGCACCGCCGCAATGGCCCGAACAGTGGAAGGCCCCGGGTGCTCCACGAAAGAGCATCCCCGCGCAGGCGAAGGACGCGAAGCCGGCCGATGATGAGCCCCCGCCGTGGCCTGAGCATTGGGGCATCATCAAGCCGCATACGCCGCGAAAGCAGCCGCCGAAGCGGCCGAAGAAAGAGGAGCGCGAGCCGGTCGCAAATCCCTGGGCCGCAGGGAATGCGGACGCCACCCCGCCTTCGGATGCTGATCCGCCGCCGTGGCCCGACCAATGGAACACAGCGTTGCCTCCGGCCGCTCGCCCGAAAAAGCAGGTTGCTGCCGCAGAGGCTCCGCCGAGGCGATCAGAACCGCCTTCGCGACCGTCCGGCCGCAAACCCCGTGTGCCGAGGTCCGAAGCAGGCGACTCATCCCCCCGCACGCCTGTGCAGGCCGATAACGACCCGCCTGCATGGCCTGCGGAATGGGCCGGCCGCTTGCCCGGTTCCACCGCGCCGGCTCCGCCGCACCCGGCCCGTCCCGCGCCAAGACGAAAGACGGCGCTGCCGGATAGCCTCCCCGAGCCCCTGGGTTGGCGCGTGCTGCGTGCGGTCTGTGACCCGGTCCTGACGACTATGGGCTTCCGCCGCCTCCGGGAATACGCGCGGGTGGATTACGTACCACCGGAACTGCGGCGCGTCCCTGATTACGATCCTGGCGCGGCCCGGCGCATCATGCCCCTGCTTGGTCTCGGACTGCTCATCGCTCTCCTGGCGCTCGGAGCGGTCTGGGCATTCAGCCTCCTGAATCCCCGTCCGAGCATTGTTGACGCCGAGAGTTCCCGGGCGCTCTTGCGTGATGCAGTGGCGAAACTGACGGCTGGCGACGTGGCCGCAGCCCGGGCTCTGCGTGACCGCATGCGGGATGTCGACCCCGACTCGGTCACCCTGAGCTATTTCGAGGGGTACTTGCTGGCCTCCGATGAGGGTATCCATCAGACGCTGGCGCGGAAGCTGGGCCAGCGCACGGGAAATCGTCGCCGCACCGTGCGCAATCTGGCCACGCTGGCGGGCTACTACGAGGCCGGTGGGGACATGCAACGCGCCGCTGACCTGCTTCTCGACGTGGTTCGGCTGGACCCCCGCAATCTCGAGGCCCGTCTGCTCGCGGCAAGCGCTCTCCTTGCGACCGGCAGGAATGAGGAGGCAATCAAGCAAGCCGATGAGCTGGACTTGCAGGGCGGCTCCTCGAGGGCATCCAGCGACATACGCGGCCAGGCCTATCTTGCGATGGGGTACCCGAAAGCCGCGCGCGATGAGTTCTCGGCGGTACTCGCCTACGATAGCGCGTCTATTAGCGCACGACTGGGGCTTGCCGATGCCTTCATCGCCGAGGGCGATTTCGCCAACGCGCTCACGGAACTCAAGCAGGTGGTCGCCCAGGATCCCAACAACGTGGAGGCGTACGCGCGACTGGGGGTCATCCACGAACAGGTTGGCGATTTTGTGAAGGCCGAACGCGTCTACCGCAAGGCCATCAAGATGGGCGAGCACCCGGGCGCTCTCAACAACCTGGCGTACCTGCTGGCCGTGAAACGCAATAAGCCCAGGGAAGCACTCCAGTATGCCCTGAGGGCCCGGGAACTGGCACCGGAAGGCGCCGCGGTCCTGGATACCCTGGGCTGGATCTACCACCTGCTTGGGCAGGCGGACCGGGCCGTGCCGCTGATCCGCGAGGCAGTCGAACGTGACCCGAAGAACCCCGAACTCCGGCTTCACCTGGCCCAGGTCCTGAACGCTTCCGGCAAGAGAGCTGAGTCGCTACGGATCTTGGAGCGACTAGCCGGTGAGAATGGGGAGACCGCCTTCCACCAAACCGCCCGGCGCATGCTCAGGGATTTGAAGGCTGCGGCCTGAGCTACGGCCGCCACTGGAGGGATTGTGATTGCGCAACTGGTCGCTGGTGCTTGCGTGCATCCTGTGTGGCGCTCTTCTCGCCCTGGGTTCCATCGTCACCTCTCTCGTTGCCGACCAGACCCAATGGGATGTCCCCGCGCTCAATTACTCGCGGGTTCCTGAGACTCTCCCGGTTGCCGCTCCTTCGCACGTCTCCGGTGACTTGTGGTCGGCGGACG
It encodes:
- a CDS encoding alpha/beta hydrolase, with product MMIWIALAGAFGMYGLVLLTVWAFQEKLIYAPTRDVFTDPAKAHGLDFEELELVTEDGVRICAWYTPAENPRAVLLFCHGNGGNLAHRVDVIKGYRDLGLSSLLFDYRGYGKSEGRPSEQGTYLDAQAAWNHLVEERGIDPGRIILVGRSLGGPIAAHIAAKHRPAGLSLEAAATSAAEAGQQMFPFLPVSLLLRHRYDTVAWLRDVTCPVMVSHGVRDRVIRFSHGKRLYELAREPKRFLELHGDHLEAHLDGTRDYPEALSRFVDDCVGDGQAQIAQGASDNTRL
- a CDS encoding glycosyltransferase, which translates into the protein MADCPRIVQLVEEGSDELRRHVVALASGLKARRVEAHVVGPLSRQFRDELSHQGIRWVNLPFPSGLSPRSLAPATQTVIRFLRNTKPVMVHGHGLAAGTTAALALTGLTSTSAAPPLVFTPHVVPRDSGAFRERRARRNALGRTLDASRAVIASTQSEREQIIRFAGKRKDALDARLYVVPPGVERRRQSSLFDVGEKRYSVGLHRDTSIVVTAAPLDGSAPVADFLETAAVVSALVPSVEFAVLGGGPELEGLQALAHELGLFGSTVFLPWRPDTLDIISTCNVYVALTDDAAGIAYTLEALARDLRVVGRDLPAIREVFGQALSLPLVPLDDRQAFADAILQQLEGMSGDEDERVRTAEGFAWGMDEVLASQDEYDLDRPGLDPRDRRAQEESDIERLLSRYSVANMVEGVVEVYNRVLSDAPCAI
- a CDS encoding tetratricopeptide repeat protein, with protein sequence MTEDPGTKGNQSAQDRPPSRAGMWARLRGMLDAAIPPAADESEELEDVTGGLRPEDLAHLAVGEPDDPLKPAQEPAPPQWPEQWKAPGAPRKSIPAQAKDAKPADDEPPPWPEHWGIIKPHTPRKQPPKRPKKEEREPVANPWAAGNADATPPSDADPPPWPDQWNTALPPAARPKKQVAAAEAPPRRSEPPSRPSGRKPRVPRSEAGDSSPRTPVQADNDPPAWPAEWAGRLPGSTAPAPPHPARPAPRRKTALPDSLPEPLGWRVLRAVCDPVLTTMGFRRLREYARVDYVPPELRRVPDYDPGAARRIMPLLGLGLLIALLALGAVWAFSLLNPRPSIVDAESSRALLRDAVAKLTAGDVAAARALRDRMRDVDPDSVTLSYFEGYLLASDEGIHQTLARKLGQRTGNRRRTVRNLATLAGYYEAGGDMQRAADLLLDVVRLDPRNLEARLLAASALLATGRNEEAIKQADELDLQGGSSRASSDIRGQAYLAMGYPKAARDEFSAVLAYDSASISARLGLADAFIAEGDFANALTELKQVVAQDPNNVEAYARLGVIHEQVGDFVKAERVYRKAIKMGEHPGALNNLAYLLAVKRNKPREALQYALRARELAPEGAAVLDTLGWIYHLLGQADRAVPLIREAVERDPKNPELRLHLAQVLNASGKRAESLRILERLAGENGETAFHQTARRMLRDLKAAA